The Streptomyces sp. NBC_01255 genome window below encodes:
- a CDS encoding Fur family transcriptional regulator, which yields MVTAGPPVRGRSTKQRAAVSAALNEVDEFRSAQELHDMLKHRGDSVGLTTVYRTLQSLADAGEVDALRTSDGETVYRRCSTGDHHHHLVCRVCGKAVEVEGPMVEQWAETIASEHGFVNVAHTVEIFGTCAECAMK from the coding sequence GTGGTGACGGCAGGACCCCCCGTACGAGGCCGCTCGACCAAGCAGCGGGCCGCCGTGTCGGCGGCGCTGAACGAGGTGGACGAGTTCCGCAGCGCCCAGGAGCTGCACGACATGCTCAAGCACCGCGGCGACTCGGTCGGCCTCACCACCGTCTACCGCACGCTCCAGTCCCTCGCGGACGCGGGCGAGGTCGACGCGCTGCGCACCAGCGACGGCGAGACCGTCTACCGCCGCTGCTCGACCGGCGACCACCACCACCATCTGGTCTGCCGCGTCTGCGGCAAGGCCGTGGAGGTGGAGGGCCCGATGGTGGAGCAGTGGGCCGAGACGATCGCCTCGGAGCACGGTTTCGTGAACGTGGCGCACACGGTCGAGATCTTCGGCACGTGCGCGGAGTGCGCGATGAAGTAG
- a CDS encoding metal ABC transporter permease encodes MEMLDLAFMQRALLAAVLVGITAPAVGIYLVQRRQALMGDGIGHVAMTGVGLGFLLNSSPVWMATFVAVVGSVAMELIRAYGKTRGDLALALLFYGGMAGGVLLINLSPTGSNANLSSYLFGSLSTVSSEDITAIAILAAFVVLVTVGLRRQLFAVSQDEEFARVTGLPVRALNLLIAVTAAVTVTVAMRVVGLLLVSALMVVPVAAAQQLTKSFRATFVLAVATGITVTLAGTATSYYQDVPPGATIVLYAIGVFVLLTLLATPLAKRRARAAEAGAENCDAALPAGRRPTDDVKV; translated from the coding sequence ATGGAAATGCTCGATCTCGCCTTCATGCAGCGCGCGCTCCTCGCGGCCGTGCTCGTCGGCATCACCGCGCCCGCCGTCGGCATCTACCTCGTCCAGCGCCGCCAGGCGCTGATGGGCGACGGCATCGGCCACGTCGCCATGACCGGTGTCGGTCTCGGCTTCCTGCTGAACTCCAGCCCGGTCTGGATGGCGACCTTCGTCGCCGTCGTGGGCTCGGTCGCCATGGAGCTGATCCGTGCGTACGGCAAGACCCGCGGCGACCTCGCGCTCGCCCTGCTCTTCTACGGCGGCATGGCCGGCGGCGTCCTGCTGATCAACCTCTCGCCGACCGGCTCGAACGCCAACCTCAGCTCGTACCTCTTCGGCTCGCTCTCCACGGTCTCGTCCGAGGACATCACCGCGATCGCGATCCTCGCCGCCTTCGTGGTCCTCGTCACGGTCGGCCTGCGCCGCCAGCTCTTCGCCGTCAGCCAGGACGAGGAGTTCGCCCGGGTCACCGGCCTGCCGGTGCGCGCCCTGAACCTGCTGATCGCGGTCACGGCCGCGGTGACGGTCACGGTCGCCATGCGGGTCGTGGGCCTGCTCCTGGTCAGCGCGCTCATGGTGGTGCCGGTGGCGGCGGCCCAGCAGCTGACGAAGTCGTTCCGTGCGACCTTCGTCCTCGCGGTGGCGACCGGCATCACGGTCACCCTGGCGGGCACGGCCACCTCGTACTACCAGGACGTCCCGCCCGGCGCGACGATCGTCCTGTACGCGATCGGCGTCTTCGTCCTCCTGACCCTCCTCGCCACTCCGCTCGCCAAGCGGCGGGCCCGGGCGGCCGAGGCGGGCGCGGAGAACTGCGACGCCGCGCTGCCGGCGGGCCGGCGTCCGACGGATGACGTGAAGGTCTGA
- a CDS encoding metal ABC transporter ATP-binding protein: MAALEPDPVISVRGATAALGGRPVLRGVDLTVHRGEVVALLGANGSGKSTAVRSVIGQVPLTGGRIELFGTEQKRFRDWARVGYVPQRTTAASGVPATIREVVASGRLSRRRFGWLTKADKAAVEAAIELVGLTDRAKDSVSALSGGQHQRVLIARALAAEPELLIMDEPMAGVDLASQEILAATLREQVAGGTSVLLVLHELGPLEPLIDRAVVLRDGCVVHDGPPPEAVGQHALPGHDHVHPHAAGEPLRTGLLT, translated from the coding sequence ATGGCAGCGCTGGAACCGGATCCCGTCATTTCCGTCCGCGGAGCCACGGCTGCCCTCGGCGGCCGGCCCGTCCTCCGGGGCGTCGACCTCACGGTCCACCGCGGCGAGGTCGTCGCCCTGCTCGGCGCCAACGGCTCGGGCAAGTCCACCGCCGTCCGCTCCGTCATCGGCCAGGTGCCGCTGACCGGCGGCCGGATCGAGCTGTTCGGCACGGAGCAGAAGCGGTTCCGCGACTGGGCGCGCGTCGGCTACGTACCGCAGCGCACCACCGCGGCGAGCGGTGTCCCCGCCACGATCCGCGAGGTCGTCGCCTCCGGCCGGCTCTCCCGCCGTCGTTTCGGCTGGCTGACGAAGGCCGACAAGGCCGCCGTCGAGGCGGCCATCGAGCTCGTCGGTCTCACCGACCGCGCGAAGGACTCCGTCTCCGCGCTCTCCGGCGGCCAGCACCAGCGCGTGCTGATCGCCCGCGCGCTCGCCGCCGAGCCCGAGCTGCTGATCATGGACGAGCCGATGGCCGGCGTGGACCTCGCGAGCCAGGAGATCCTGGCCGCGACGCTGCGCGAGCAGGTCGCGGGCGGTACGTCCGTCCTCCTCGTCCTGCACGAGCTGGGCCCGCTGGAGCCGCTGATCGACCGGGCCGTGGTCCTGCGCGACGGCTGCGTCGTCCACGACGGCCCGCCGCCCGAGGCCGTCGGCCAGCACGCACTCCCCGGCCACGACCACGTCCATCCCCACGCGGCCGGTGAGCCGCTCCGTACGGGTCTGCTGACCTGA